CTTGATTAGTAAAAAAGAGGTTGTTTGCAACCAAAAGTCTTGGCCTTGTAGATACCGTATCGGATTCTGAAAAACGAGGCAATGTGGTTATGCCTTCCCAGATCTATTTCATTGCATAGATCCCCATTGCCTGAGAGAGGAACAAGGAAAGGCCTTTCCCAAAAGAATCGATGTTTTTTGTAAACCGTTCATCCTTTATATACATCTGGCCAAGACTGGCAAAAGCCTCAAGGGAGTAGTAATAGCCGAAACTGGCATTGAAAAACCGGTACATCTCTTCCATTGCACCCTGTACGATACGAGAAGAAGGGTCTTCGGTTCTGAGGTTTGCCAATTTTGAAAACAAAGCATCCATTTCGGTTCCCATAGTTTTTTTGGTTTCCGGCGGAAGGTTTTTGATATGGGAAATGCTTGCCTTCACTGTTTCTTCGCCCCATCGTTCTTTCGCTTCTTTTTCATACGGGTTCTTTGTCATGTCAAAACCCTTGAACTGGTCTTTCGTAGCCATAGCGTAGCCTCCTTTCAATGCCCTGCTCGAGTTGTCCAAAGTTTCGAGCATAGTGTCTATACGGTTTTTTTGTTGCAACAGATAGCTTTTCTGTAATTGGAAGGCTTTTTCCCTGTCAAAGTTTTTATCGGAGAGCAGGCAATGGATCTTGTGCAAGGAAAAGCCGCATTCTTTGAAAAACAATATCTGCTGTAGGTTTGCAAGGTCTTGCTGTATATATTCCCTATATAGGTTTGTTTCGCTTCGTGAAGGAGATAGCAACCCGAGCGATTCCCAATGGTGAAGGGTCCTTACGCTCACGCCAATCAAAGTGGCAACTTCTTTTACTTTCATGTTAATAGCATGCACTATGACGTAGCGTCATAGTCAAGGGGAAAGTGAAATTGATTACCTCGTTGTCTTTTGCTACTCAAGGCCCAGTTCGAGTTTCAAATTCTCGTTATAGCGGACAGCAGCCTGGGCTGCTTCGCTGGCAGGAATCTGTGATGAGTTGTCAATTATTATGCCGATTCCCCCTGATGCGATTCCCCCGAAAATGAGGCCGAGCGAAGAGTAGAGTAACACCTTGCTGTCAGGGTCTATTGTCTGGGAACCAGCTAATAGCAACGTACCGGCCAGAAAAAGGGAGAGACCTGTCCAATTGAATATCCGGGCGGTTTTTTGCGCTTGTTTGTAGCGTAGGGCTTCCTCCTGCATACCGGCAATCTGGAAGAACGTTTCTTTTTCCAACGGCTGTGTGCCTAAAAATGGAGTCCATCTAAGTTCGACAGGGCTAGTAGTACTGAATACGCCTTCACTCGGATACGAGGTGTAGAATTCGGTGTTCCTGCCGGTGTCGATCCAGAGTGCAGATTGGGTATATTCCTCAGAGAGTTCCAAGGATTGGCAAAAGGCAAAAGAGGTAATACCCAAAAGGGCAATGAGGAAGACTGAAAAAAAATTCAATCTCTGTTTCATACATACATGATACAACGCTCTTTTGTTTTTTCCAAGCCCGCCATTCGTTGCAAGACAGGGCCTTGTGGTGATAGAGTGCATTGCGGAGGAAACATGGATAAGACGAGGCATCAGGCTTTGAATTTCCAATCGATGGTCGTTGCCTGCAAGAATTCGGAAGCCAAGGCTATCGAAGCCTTTGGCAAAGCTGTCCTTCTTTTTGACACCTCCGATTCCCTCATTCTTCATATCAGCGAGTATGCCCGTTTGCTTGAAGTAGGCGAACATGCTTTAAGTGACGCCTATTATACTTTGCGTCCTGTTTTTGAGGCTATGGCTGAAACTGTACAGGTCATTACCTGGGAAGACCCCCTTTGGCCGGTACAAACCAAGGGGTTTGCCTATTGCCCCAGGTTTCTTTATGTCCGCGGGGATATCT
The sequence above is a segment of the Sphaerochaeta pleomorpha str. Grapes genome. Coding sequences within it:
- a CDS encoding MerR family transcriptional regulator, with amino-acid sequence MKVKEVATLIGVSVRTLHHWESLGLLSPSRSETNLYREYIQQDLANLQQILFFKECGFSLHKIHCLLSDKNFDREKAFQLQKSYLLQQKNRIDTMLETLDNSSRALKGGYAMATKDQFKGFDMTKNPYEKEAKERWGEETVKASISHIKNLPPETKKTMGTEMDALFSKLANLRTEDPSSRIVQGAMEEMYRFFNASFGYYYSLEAFASLGQMYIKDERFTKNIDSFGKGLSLFLSQAMGIYAMK